A section of the Bryobacteraceae bacterium genome encodes:
- the valS gene encoding valine--tRNA ligase → MTLEKVYEPQRFEPRWAEAWIEGGYFTPPDKKQEGKEVFSLVIPPPNVTGSLHIGHMLEHTEIDVTVRWHRMKGDQTLWLPGQDHAGIATQMVVERDLWEKEKLTRHDLGREEFVRRVWEWKERYGGTIIAQMKRIGDSCDWTRNRFTLDPGLSRAVRETFVRLYEKGLIYRGDYMVNWCPRCHTALSDLEVVHEETPGNLWHIRYPVKDMPGRYVTVATTRPETMLGDTAVCVHPDDERYRDLHGRTVILPLMRREIPVITDPLADPQFGTGVVKVTPAHDPNDFEAGRRHNLPHVTVIGLDARMTEAAGPYAGLDRFEARKRVLADLESQGLLEKTEPYALSAGKCQRCKTVVEPLVSTQWFCRMKPLAEPAIRAVEDGRIRIIPETYAKTYFDWMHNIRDWCISRQLWWGHRIPAWHCADCHEATVARQDPARCARCGSERIEQDPDVLDTWFSSGLWPFSTLGWPERTNDLETYYPTTLLITGFDILFFWVARMIMLGLECTGDVPFRTVYIHGLVRDAHRQKMSKTKGNTIDPLEVIEQYGTDAVRFALLRGAAPGMDIALSEERMASSRAFANKIWNAARFLFLQMERVGLEKLPLEAPPAHVARPRAIDGALPLEDRWIRHRLHEAAARMEQAQLNYRYHEAADIVWTFLWDDFCDWYVEIKKLRIQQGAEPRAHVETMAETFEMALRLLHPLMPFITEELWQRLVDKGAQTPPSICIAPYPHPGDAADEDALRLFGLLQKIVTAARALRADNRVDPAARVEGWIESLCADVQQVAASELEVIGALAHGRFELNPPRRPTGIRRAAADFAVGLKLSAAQADAIRARVEKRLAELEKVIASSRKQLLSDSFVAKAPAQVVEGIRERLAAYEKELAEQRALLEELAQ, encoded by the coding sequence ATGACATTGGAGAAAGTCTACGAACCGCAGCGGTTTGAGCCGCGCTGGGCGGAAGCCTGGATCGAGGGCGGCTACTTCACGCCTCCGGATAAAAAACAGGAAGGCAAAGAAGTGTTTTCGCTCGTCATTCCGCCGCCGAACGTGACCGGGAGCCTGCACATCGGGCACATGCTCGAACACACCGAGATCGACGTCACCGTCCGCTGGCACCGCATGAAGGGCGACCAGACGCTGTGGCTGCCCGGGCAGGACCACGCCGGCATCGCAACGCAGATGGTGGTGGAGCGCGACCTTTGGGAGAAGGAAAAGCTCACCCGCCACGACCTCGGCCGCGAGGAATTCGTCCGCCGCGTCTGGGAGTGGAAGGAGCGCTATGGGGGCACGATCATCGCCCAGATGAAGCGCATCGGCGACTCCTGCGACTGGACCCGCAACCGCTTCACGCTGGACCCGGGCCTTTCGCGCGCCGTCCGCGAAACGTTCGTCCGCCTCTACGAGAAAGGCCTCATTTACCGCGGCGACTACATGGTGAACTGGTGCCCGCGCTGCCACACGGCGCTGAGCGACCTGGAAGTGGTCCATGAGGAAACGCCCGGCAATCTCTGGCACATCCGTTATCCGGTCAAGGACATGCCGGGCCGCTACGTCACCGTGGCCACCACGCGGCCCGAGACCATGCTCGGCGACACCGCCGTCTGCGTCCATCCCGACGATGAACGCTACCGCGATCTGCACGGCCGCACGGTCATCCTTCCGCTGATGCGGCGCGAGATTCCCGTGATCACCGACCCGCTGGCCGACCCGCAGTTCGGCACCGGCGTGGTGAAGGTGACGCCCGCCCACGACCCCAACGACTTCGAGGCCGGCCGCCGCCACAACCTGCCGCACGTTACCGTCATCGGGCTCGACGCGCGGATGACCGAAGCCGCCGGCCCGTATGCCGGGCTTGACCGTTTCGAGGCCCGCAAGCGCGTCCTGGCAGACCTCGAATCCCAGGGGCTGCTCGAAAAGACCGAGCCCTATGCGCTGAGCGCCGGCAAGTGCCAGCGCTGCAAGACGGTGGTGGAGCCGCTCGTCTCCACCCAGTGGTTCTGCCGCATGAAACCGCTGGCCGAGCCGGCCATCCGCGCCGTCGAGGACGGCCGGATCCGCATCATCCCCGAGACCTACGCGAAGACGTACTTCGACTGGATGCACAACATCCGCGACTGGTGCATCTCGCGCCAGCTCTGGTGGGGCCACCGCATTCCCGCCTGGCACTGCGCCGACTGCCACGAGGCCACGGTGGCGCGCCAGGACCCCGCGCGCTGCGCGCGCTGCGGCTCGGAGCGGATTGAGCAGGACCCGGACGTGCTCGATACGTGGTTTTCGAGCGGCCTGTGGCCTTTCTCGACCCTCGGCTGGCCCGAGCGCACCAACGACCTGGAGACCTATTACCCGACGACGCTGCTGATTACCGGCTTTGACATTCTCTTCTTCTGGGTGGCGCGCATGATCATGCTCGGGCTGGAGTGCACCGGCGACGTGCCCTTCCGCACGGTTTACATTCACGGCCTCGTCCGCGACGCGCACCGGCAGAAGATGTCGAAGACGAAAGGCAACACGATCGACCCGCTCGAAGTGATCGAGCAGTACGGCACCGACGCCGTGCGCTTTGCCCTGCTTCGCGGCGCCGCTCCGGGCATGGACATCGCCCTCAGCGAGGAGCGGATGGCCAGCTCGCGCGCCTTCGCCAATAAGATCTGGAACGCGGCGCGGTTCCTGTTCCTTCAGATGGAGCGCGTAGGACTGGAGAAGCTCCCGCTGGAAGCACCGCCCGCCCACGTGGCAAGGCCGCGCGCCATCGATGGCGCCCTGCCGCTGGAGGACCGCTGGATCCGCCACCGGCTCCATGAGGCCGCCGCGCGGATGGAACAGGCGCAGCTCAACTACCGCTATCACGAGGCGGCCGACATCGTCTGGACGTTCCTCTGGGACGACTTCTGCGATTGGTACGTCGAGATCAAGAAGCTCCGCATCCAGCAGGGCGCTGAGCCGCGCGCGCATGTGGAGACGATGGCGGAGACCTTCGAGATGGCGCTTCGCCTGCTGCATCCGCTCATGCCCTTCATCACCGAAGAGCTGTGGCAGCGGCTGGTGGACAAGGGCGCACAGACGCCGCCTTCCATCTGCATCGCGCCGTATCCGCACCCGGGCGACGCGGCCGACGAAGACGCGCTGCGGCTGTTCGGGCTCCTCCAGAAGATCGTCACCGCCGCCCGCGCGCTGCGCGCCGACAACAGGGTGGATCCGGCCGCGCGCGTCGAGGGCTGGATCGAGTCACTGTGCGCAGACGTGCAGCAAGTGGCCGCCAGCGAGCTGGAAGTGATCGGCGCGCTCGCCCACGGCCGGTTCGAATTAAACCCGCCCCGGCGGCCCACGGGCATCCGCCGCGCCGCCGCTGACTTCGCCGTTGGACTCAAACTGAGCGCCGCACAGGCCGACGCCATCCGGGCGCGTGTCGAAAAGCGCCTGGCCGAGCTCGAAAAGGTCATCGCATCCAGCCGGAAACAGCTCTTGAGCGACAGCTTCGTCGCGAAAGCCCCGGCGCAGGTCGTCGAAGGGATCCGGGAAAGACTCGCCGCGTACGAAAAAGAGCTGGCTGAACAGCGGGCTCTTCTCGAGGAGCTGGCGCAGTGA
- a CDS encoding oxidoreductase: MLPQNQREVSRRALLSAAGAFTIVSPQAVRGTQANSRVSIGLIGCGGRGTYDARIAHNDPRGRVTALCDLFDDRIEQAKTALQLDRVDEYKDYQKLLANPSVDAVIIATPPYQHPEQLEAAVDAKKHIYCEKPAGVDTAGCQRVIRAGRRADPKKVISFGFQQRYGPVYLEAWKRVKEGAIGPLAAARAYWIGGDPFTRREYPGLDPKLAEIRNWFCYAKYSGDIIVEQDCHNFDVLHWFLEGLPVRAVGYSTRKVRLTMDIVDNLTLSFEWPNNMLVNYEANQLTPRGFSKVGEEFTGTKGTITTSRAAMTHYKGPKEIERIDSKRDITNDALEQFLDRILTGNVENVAERSALSTMIALLGREAMYTRREQTWKGLFGNIA; the protein is encoded by the coding sequence ATGCTGCCCCAGAATCAACGCGAAGTTTCCCGCCGGGCGCTGTTGTCTGCCGCCGGCGCCTTTACGATCGTCTCTCCGCAGGCGGTCCGCGGCACACAGGCCAACTCGAGGGTCTCCATCGGCCTGATCGGCTGTGGCGGCCGCGGCACCTACGACGCGCGCATCGCCCACAACGATCCGCGCGGCCGCGTCACCGCCCTCTGCGACCTGTTTGACGACCGCATCGAACAGGCGAAAACGGCGCTTCAGCTCGACCGGGTGGACGAGTACAAGGACTATCAGAAGCTGCTCGCCAACCCGTCCGTCGACGCCGTCATCATCGCCACGCCGCCTTATCAGCATCCCGAGCAATTGGAGGCGGCGGTGGATGCGAAGAAGCACATCTACTGCGAAAAGCCCGCCGGAGTGGACACGGCCGGCTGCCAGCGGGTGATCCGCGCCGGCCGGCGCGCCGACCCGAAGAAGGTCATCAGCTTCGGCTTCCAGCAGCGCTACGGCCCCGTGTATCTGGAAGCCTGGAAGCGCGTCAAGGAAGGCGCCATCGGTCCGCTGGCGGCCGCGCGCGCCTACTGGATCGGCGGCGATCCGTTCACCCGCCGCGAGTACCCGGGCCTCGATCCAAAGCTTGCGGAAATCCGCAACTGGTTCTGCTACGCGAAGTATTCCGGCGACATCATCGTCGAGCAGGACTGCCACAACTTCGACGTGCTCCACTGGTTCCTGGAAGGCCTGCCCGTCCGCGCCGTCGGCTACTCCACACGCAAGGTCCGCCTGACAATGGACATCGTCGACAACCTCACGCTCTCGTTTGAATGGCCCAACAACATGCTGGTCAATTACGAGGCCAACCAGCTCACGCCGCGCGGCTTCTCCAAGGTGGGGGAGGAGTTCACGGGCACAAAAGGCACGATCACCACCTCGCGCGCCGCGATGACCCACTACAAGGGGCCGAAGGAGATCGAACGCATCGATTCAAAACGCGACATCACCAACGACGCGCTCGAACAGTTCCTCGACCGCATTCTCACCGGAAACGTGGAGAACGTGGCCGAGCGCTCGGCGCTGTCCACCATGATTGCGCTGCTCGGCCGCGAGGCCATGTACACGCGCCGGGAGCAGACCTGGAAAGGGCTCTTCGGGAACATCGCATGA
- the nadC gene encoding nicotinate-nucleotide diphosphorylase (carboxylating), whose translation MTAADWRFPEALELIRRALAEDIGTGDVTTECIVAPDARAAGAFYAREPLTVAGAELIQCVYDEAGGGVEVEVLAPSGTEVEAGACLARARGLARRLLTCERTALNLLQRLSGVATLARQFTRAVEGTRCRVLDTRKTTPGMRRLEKMAAASGGVVNHRMGLWDAVLIKNNHIAAAGGVRAALEAVRGRGLPVEIEVRTLEELDEALACGASRLLLDNLTPAQAREWIGRIGGRATVELSGGITLANVREYALAGADFVSSGAITHSARAVDIHFRLDVHAHD comes from the coding sequence GTGACAGCGGCCGACTGGCGTTTCCCGGAAGCGCTCGAACTGATCCGCCGCGCCCTGGCCGAAGACATCGGCACAGGCGACGTCACAACGGAGTGCATTGTTGCTCCGGACGCCCGCGCCGCAGGCGCTTTCTACGCGCGCGAGCCGCTCACCGTCGCCGGCGCCGAACTCATCCAGTGCGTCTATGACGAGGCGGGCGGCGGCGTGGAAGTGGAGGTGCTGGCGCCCAGCGGAACGGAAGTGGAAGCGGGCGCGTGTCTGGCCCGCGCGCGCGGCCTGGCGCGGCGGCTGCTCACCTGCGAGCGCACCGCGCTGAACCTGCTTCAGCGGCTGAGCGGCGTCGCCACGCTGGCGCGCCAGTTCACGCGCGCCGTCGAAGGCACGCGCTGCCGCGTGCTCGACACGCGCAAGACGACGCCTGGCATGCGGCGGCTGGAGAAGATGGCGGCCGCCTCGGGTGGCGTCGTCAACCATCGCATGGGCCTCTGGGACGCGGTGCTGATCAAGAACAATCACATCGCCGCAGCCGGAGGCGTGCGCGCCGCGCTGGAAGCAGTGCGCGGCCGCGGGCTGCCGGTCGAGATCGAAGTCCGCACCCTCGAAGAGCTCGACGAAGCGCTGGCCTGCGGCGCCAGCCGGCTCCTGCTCGACAATCTGACGCCTGCTCAGGCCCGCGAATGGATTGGCCGCATCGGCGGTCGCGCCACCGTCGAGCTGAGCGGCGGCATCACGCTGGCCAACGTGCGCGAGTATGCGCTCGCCGGCGCCGACTTTGTCTCAAGCGGCGCCATCACGCATTCGGCCCGCGCCGTGGACATCCACTTCCGGCTGGACGTTCATGCGCACGATTGA
- a CDS encoding divalent-cation tolerance protein CutA has protein sequence MTDKIIVLTTCPSEEEAGRIARLLVEERLAACVQILPPMRSIYRWRGALEESEERLLVIKTRRGLFGDLSRRVRASHSYEVPELLAVPVVDGAEDYLAWMDAELRQEGSLQDPSAV, from the coding sequence ATGACGGACAAAATCATCGTTCTTACGACATGCCCGAGCGAAGAGGAAGCCGGACGCATCGCGCGGCTGCTCGTGGAGGAGCGGCTGGCCGCCTGCGTCCAGATCCTTCCCCCAATGCGCAGCATCTACCGCTGGCGCGGCGCGCTGGAGGAAAGCGAGGAGCGCCTGCTGGTGATCAAGACGCGCCGCGGACTGTTCGGAGATCTGTCCCGGCGCGTGCGCGCCTCGCACTCGTACGAAGTCCCGGAGCTGCTCGCCGTGCCGGTGGTGGACGGCGCCGAGGACTACCTCGCCTGGATGGACGCCGAACTGCGCCAGGAAGGCTCGTTGCAGGACCCTTCCGCCGTGTGA
- the fabH gene encoding 3-oxoacyl-[acyl-carrier-protein] synthase 3, whose translation MLKAKISAVGAWVPPRVLTNDDLARMVETSNEWILERTGIRERHIADPDIATSDMAIEAARAALANRGTTAEDVDAIILCTVTPDHMFPSTACIVQHKLGVRRAWGFDLVAACSSFVYGLTVAAHLVGAGTHRKVLVIGSDTMSRIIDYTDRTTCVLFGDGAGAFLIEPAREGEEGFLGFRNEIDGSGGDMLIMPAGGSRMPPSHETVEKRLHFVHQEGQAVFKYAVKKMGDISAELLEQVGIAPSDVKLMIPHQANRRIILAAANRLGIPEENVLINIDRFGNTTSGTIPIATTEAWQQGRLKKGDIVLFAAVGAGFTVGANVWRWAF comes from the coding sequence TTGCTGAAAGCGAAAATCAGCGCGGTCGGCGCATGGGTGCCGCCGCGGGTGTTGACCAATGACGATCTGGCGCGGATGGTGGAAACCTCCAACGAATGGATCCTCGAACGAACCGGCATCCGCGAGCGCCACATCGCCGACCCGGACATCGCCACCTCGGACATGGCCATCGAGGCGGCCCGGGCGGCGCTCGCAAACCGTGGCACGACGGCCGAGGACGTCGACGCCATCATCCTTTGCACGGTGACGCCGGACCACATGTTCCCTTCGACCGCCTGCATCGTGCAGCACAAGCTCGGCGTCAGGCGCGCCTGGGGATTTGATCTGGTGGCCGCCTGCTCAAGCTTCGTCTACGGGCTGACGGTGGCGGCCCATCTGGTGGGCGCCGGCACGCACAGGAAGGTGCTGGTGATCGGCTCGGACACGATGAGCCGCATCATCGACTATACGGACCGCACCACCTGCGTGTTGTTTGGCGACGGCGCCGGGGCATTCCTCATTGAACCGGCCCGGGAAGGCGAAGAGGGCTTCCTCGGCTTCCGCAACGAGATTGACGGTTCCGGCGGCGACATGCTGATCATGCCGGCGGGCGGCTCCCGCATGCCTCCCTCCCATGAGACGGTGGAAAAGCGCCTTCATTTCGTGCATCAGGAAGGACAGGCGGTGTTCAAATACGCCGTCAAGAAGATGGGAGACATCTCGGCGGAACTGCTGGAACAGGTCGGCATTGCGCCCTCGGACGTGAAGCTGATGATTCCTCACCAGGCCAACCGGCGCATCATTCTCGCCGCCGCTAACCGCCTGGGCATTCCCGAGGAAAACGTCCTCATCAACATCGATCGATTCGGCAACACGACGTCGGGAACCATCCCGATCGCCACCACGGAAGCCTGGCAGCAGGGCCGGCTGAAAAAGGGCGACATCGTGCTCTTCGCCGCCG
- a CDS encoding universal stress protein, producing the protein MIPSPFESVVCPIDFSECSANALRWAAWLAQASGKPLRLLHAVHVDTPSYITPERREQILEEWNEVRKHAEAHLKEWSKPYVPEGIEVYYEISDAPPVEAIIATAHRANGWVVMGTHGRTGWRSVWLGSVTTRTIEQAKVPVLAIPPDKTICPR; encoded by the coding sequence ATGATTCCGTCCCCCTTCGAATCAGTGGTGTGCCCGATCGATTTCAGCGAGTGCTCGGCCAACGCCCTGCGGTGGGCGGCCTGGCTGGCGCAGGCGTCGGGCAAGCCGCTGCGGCTGCTCCATGCGGTGCACGTGGACACGCCATCCTACATTACTCCCGAGCGGCGGGAGCAGATCCTGGAGGAATGGAACGAAGTGCGCAAGCATGCCGAGGCGCACCTGAAGGAATGGTCCAAGCCCTACGTGCCGGAGGGCATCGAGGTATATTACGAGATCTCTGACGCGCCGCCGGTTGAGGCGATCATCGCCACTGCCCACCGGGCGAATGGCTGGGTCGTCATGGGAACGCACGGGCGGACCGGGTGGCGCAGCGTGTGGCTCGGCTCGGTGACGACCCGCACCATCGAACAGGCGAAGGTGCCCGTGCTGGCCATCCCGCCGGACAAGACCATCTGCCCGCGGTAG
- a CDS encoding glycosyl hydrolase, which translates to MRLLAFALVLAASGRAEIVTERIFGPETRTGPYKHPASICALDNGDLLLVYYGGEGEYARSTAVYLSRLRPGNMRWSDPRPVARDPFRSTGNGVCWQDPRGRVWLFYVIRFGDTWSTSRIAAKVSDDRGETWSDPSLLSLEEGWMVRGKPILLSSGKWLLPIYHEVGSDRERVEPETSSLFLLHDPATGRWTPGGKIRSRNGNLQPAPVELAPGHLLAFCRRGGGYTPEERGFIIASESFDEGMNWTEGRDTEWPNPNSAVELIRLRSGKLLLICNPVHHGRTPLTAALSEDGGRTWPWRRNLAEGKDSFAYPSAVQTADGRIHVVYTSDERRAIRRAIFREEDVMRGEQQN; encoded by the coding sequence ATGCGACTGCTTGCCTTCGCCCTCGTTCTTGCCGCCTCCGGCCGCGCCGAAATTGTCACGGAGCGCATCTTCGGCCCCGAAACCCGCACCGGCCCCTACAAGCACCCGGCTTCAATCTGCGCGCTCGACAACGGCGACCTGCTGCTGGTCTATTATGGCGGCGAAGGCGAATACGCCCGGTCCACTGCCGTCTATCTCTCGCGCCTGCGTCCCGGCAACATGCGCTGGAGCGATCCCAGGCCAGTCGCCCGCGACCCCTTCCGCTCCACCGGCAACGGCGTCTGCTGGCAGGATCCGCGCGGCCGCGTCTGGCTGTTCTACGTGATCCGCTTCGGGGACACCTGGTCGACGTCGCGCATTGCCGCCAAAGTCAGCGACGACCGCGGCGAGACCTGGTCCGATCCGTCCCTGCTCAGCCTGGAAGAAGGCTGGATGGTGCGCGGCAAACCGATCCTGCTCTCCAGCGGCAAATGGCTGCTGCCCATCTATCACGAGGTCGGCAGCGACCGCGAGCGCGTCGAACCGGAAACGAGCTCGCTGTTCCTCCTCCACGACCCCGCCACCGGCCGGTGGACGCCCGGCGGGAAGATCCGTTCGAGAAACGGCAACCTCCAACCGGCGCCCGTCGAGCTCGCTCCCGGCCACCTGCTCGCCTTCTGTCGGCGCGGCGGCGGCTATACGCCCGAAGAGCGCGGCTTCATCATCGCCTCGGAGAGCTTCGACGAGGGCATGAACTGGACGGAGGGCCGCGATACGGAATGGCCCAACCCGAACTCCGCCGTCGAGCTCATCCGCCTGCGCAGCGGCAAACTCCTGCTGATCTGCAATCCTGTCCACCACGGCCGTACGCCTCTGACGGCCGCACTCAGCGAAGACGGCGGCAGGACGTGGCCCTGGCGCAGGAACCTCGCCGAAGGGAAGGACTCGTTCGCCTATCCGAGCGCCGTGCAGACCGCCGATGGCCGCATCCACGTTGTCTATACGAGCGATGAGCGCAGGGCGATCCGCCGCGCGATATTCCGCGAAGAGGATGTGATGCGCGGGGAGCAGCAGAATTGA
- a CDS encoding glucarate transporter: protein MTAPQVPTRARHWVVVFAVTLAILAYIDRVAISQAAPLISHDLGFSKQQMGYIFSAFALAYALFEIPGGWMGDWLGPRRVLMRIVLWWSFFTAATGWAWNFVSMWIVRFLFGAGEAGCFPNLTKAFTTWLPQHERVRAQGIMWSFARWGGAFTPPLFALLFRFMGWRDVFHVFGLLGLVWAIFFYRWYRDNPKDHPSVNAAELALLEGAEKTASGHGDVPWGRMVRRGTVWLLWAQYFLLTYPWYFYITWLPTYLQEARHMDMERSAHYAILPLLFGGIGSMFAGFIAKYVALWLGSVNRARKVMGATGFVGASLFLLIATVTKDPLPAMLAMGLASFCNDLVMPGAWGACMDIGGKYAGTLAGSMNMMGNLAGILAPSIGGFILAHTNNNWSLFLFTMAGAYFLGAFCWPFIDSTRPLED, encoded by the coding sequence ATGACCGCGCCGCAAGTCCCGACGCGCGCCCGTCACTGGGTGGTCGTCTTCGCCGTTACGCTGGCCATCCTGGCCTATATCGACCGGGTGGCCATCTCCCAGGCCGCCCCGCTCATCTCCCACGACCTGGGATTTAGCAAACAGCAGATGGGCTACATCTTCTCGGCCTTTGCCCTCGCGTACGCGCTCTTTGAGATCCCCGGCGGCTGGATGGGCGACTGGCTGGGCCCGCGCCGCGTGCTGATGCGGATCGTGCTGTGGTGGTCGTTCTTCACCGCCGCCACGGGCTGGGCCTGGAACTTCGTTTCCATGTGGATTGTGCGCTTCCTGTTCGGAGCTGGCGAGGCGGGCTGCTTCCCAAATCTCACCAAGGCGTTCACCACGTGGCTGCCGCAGCATGAGCGCGTGCGCGCGCAGGGCATCATGTGGTCGTTCGCCCGCTGGGGCGGGGCGTTCACGCCGCCGCTGTTCGCTCTGCTGTTCCGATTCATGGGCTGGCGCGACGTCTTCCACGTTTTCGGCCTCCTCGGGCTTGTCTGGGCGATCTTCTTTTATCGCTGGTACCGCGACAACCCGAAGGACCACCCGTCCGTAAACGCAGCCGAGCTGGCTCTGCTCGAAGGCGCCGAAAAGACGGCTTCCGGCCACGGGGACGTCCCCTGGGGCAGGATGGTCCGCCGCGGGACCGTGTGGCTCCTCTGGGCGCAATACTTCCTGCTGACCTATCCCTGGTACTTCTACATCACCTGGCTGCCCACCTATTTGCAGGAGGCGCGCCACATGGACATGGAGCGGAGCGCCCACTACGCCATCCTTCCGCTGCTGTTTGGCGGCATCGGATCCATGTTTGCCGGCTTCATTGCCAAATACGTGGCGCTATGGCTGGGTTCGGTCAACCGGGCGCGCAAGGTCATGGGCGCCACCGGTTTTGTCGGCGCCAGCCTCTTTCTGCTCATCGCTACCGTGACGAAGGATCCGCTGCCGGCGATGCTGGCCATGGGGCTGGCTTCTTTCTGCAATGACCTGGTGATGCCGGGCGCCTGGGGCGCCTGCATGGACATCGGCGGCAAATACGCTGGCACATTGGCCGGCTCGATGAACATGATGGGCAACCTCGCCGGCATTCTGGCACCCTCCATCGGCGGCTTCATCCTGGCGCATACCAACAACAACTGGAGCCTGTTCCTGTTCACCATGGCCGGCGCCTACTTTCTGGGCGCCTTCTGCTGGCCGTTCATTGACTCCACGCGTCCGCTGGAAGACTGA
- a CDS encoding peptidase M24, with product MGMRLEAMQEALRAQQLDGWLFFDHHGRDPLAYRILGFAAPRTPTRRWYYLVPAQGGPVKLVHRIEPVMLDALPGEKRLYAGWQEQERMLAEMLPRGGRIAMQYSPRCAVPYIALVDAGTVELVRSMGVEVVSSAALVQQFEALWTPEQYRSHRRAQAKVDAIRAAAFRLVEDRLRRGQRVSEFDVKQFILNAFETEGLFTDHGPIVAVNAHASDPHYEPQAESAAEIRRGDLLLIDLWAKLREPGAVYYDITWTAYCGTAPPQRMTEVFEAVAGARDAAVARVVQAAQSGEPLCGYQVDDAARLYLRARGLDAWFIHRTGHSIGEDVHGTGANMDNFETHDERPIVPGLCFSVEPGVYLPEFGIRSEVNVYRSEHAAEVTGEVQRELLRMAF from the coding sequence ATGGGCATGCGGCTGGAAGCGATGCAGGAGGCGCTGCGCGCGCAGCAACTGGACGGGTGGCTGTTTTTTGACCACCACGGGCGGGACCCGCTGGCCTACCGGATCCTCGGTTTTGCCGCGCCGCGGACGCCAACGCGCCGCTGGTACTACCTGGTGCCGGCGCAGGGCGGGCCGGTGAAGCTCGTGCACCGGATCGAGCCGGTCATGCTCGATGCGCTGCCGGGCGAGAAGCGGCTCTATGCGGGCTGGCAGGAGCAGGAGCGGATGCTTGCGGAGATGCTGCCCCGTGGCGGACGCATCGCCATGCAGTATTCGCCGCGCTGCGCCGTCCCCTACATCGCCTTGGTGGACGCCGGCACGGTGGAGCTGGTGCGGTCCATGGGCGTGGAAGTGGTCAGCTCGGCGGCGCTCGTGCAGCAGTTTGAGGCCCTGTGGACGCCGGAGCAGTACAGAAGCCACCGCCGGGCGCAGGCGAAGGTGGATGCGATCCGGGCCGCCGCTTTCCGCCTGGTGGAAGACCGGCTCCGGCGCGGGCAACGGGTGAGCGAGTTTGATGTCAAACAATTCATTCTGAATGCGTTTGAAACAGAAGGGCTGTTTACTGATCACGGCCCCATCGTGGCCGTGAACGCGCACGCCTCGGACCCGCACTATGAACCCCAGGCCGAATCGGCGGCCGAAATCCGCCGGGGCGACCTGCTGCTCATTGACCTGTGGGCGAAGCTGCGCGAGCCGGGCGCGGTCTACTATGACATCACCTGGACGGCCTACTGCGGCACGGCGCCGCCGCAGAGGATGACGGAGGTTTTTGAGGCAGTGGCCGGGGCGCGCGACGCGGCGGTGGCGCGGGTGGTGCAGGCGGCACAGTCCGGCGAGCCGCTGTGCGGGTATCAGGTGGACGACGCCGCCCGCCTGTATCTTCGCGCTCGCGGCCTGGACGCCTGGTTCATCCACCGCACCGGCCACTCGATCGGCGAGGATGTCCACGGAACCGGGGCCAACATGGACAATTTCGAGACACACGACGAGCGGCCCATCGTGCCCGGACTGTGCTTCTCCGTCGAACCGGGCGTCTACCTGCCGGAGTTTGGCATCCGCAGTGAGGTGAACGTCTATCGTTCAGAACATGCGGCGGAAGTGACGGGCGAAGTCCAGCGGGAGCTGCTGCGGATGGCCTTCTGA